A stretch of the Mycolicibacterium celeriflavum genome encodes the following:
- a CDS encoding ArsR/SmtB family transcription factor: MSAPPVEAPIFNALGDVNRLRIVTRLCEGGPSSTTEVTAVVPVSRQATTKHLLLLESVGLVSSERSGRERIWRMQPAPLADASEYLAKLSQRWDHAIDRLRAYVED, translated from the coding sequence GTGAGCGCCCCACCGGTAGAAGCCCCGATTTTCAACGCTCTCGGCGACGTCAACCGCCTGCGCATAGTCACCCGACTGTGCGAGGGCGGGCCGAGTTCGACAACCGAGGTCACCGCGGTGGTGCCGGTGAGTCGGCAGGCGACGACCAAACACCTGCTGCTGCTGGAATCGGTGGGCTTGGTGAGCAGTGAGCGCAGTGGCCGCGAGCGCATCTGGCGGATGCAACCCGCCCCGCTGGCCGACGCAAGCGAGTACCTCGCGAAGCTGTCGCAGCGCTGGGACCACGCAATCGACCGGCTGCGCGCGTACGTCGAGGACTGA
- a CDS encoding SRPBCC family protein: protein MSTDRIEKEVLLKAPLARVWRAISDADEFGQWFGVRFDGPFVAGRSVTGVMTPTAVDADVAKSQEPYAGTADPWHIEAVEPQRRLAFRWHPYGVEEGVDVTDEPTTLVEFTLEETADGVLLRIVESGFDALPAERRASAFEGNSEGWAAQVELVRKYLAISETV from the coding sequence ATGAGTACGGATCGTATCGAGAAGGAAGTTCTGTTGAAGGCGCCGCTCGCGCGCGTCTGGCGGGCGATCAGCGACGCCGACGAGTTCGGGCAGTGGTTCGGGGTGCGCTTCGACGGACCGTTCGTGGCGGGCCGCTCGGTGACCGGCGTCATGACCCCGACGGCGGTCGACGCCGACGTCGCCAAGTCTCAGGAGCCGTATGCGGGCACGGCCGACCCATGGCACATCGAGGCGGTTGAGCCGCAACGACGATTGGCGTTCCGCTGGCACCCCTACGGCGTCGAGGAAGGCGTCGATGTCACCGACGAACCCACCACGCTGGTGGAGTTCACGCTCGAAGAGACGGCCGACGGAGTGCTGCTGCGCATCGTCGAATCCGGCTTCGACGCGCTGCCCGCCGAGCGCCGCGCATCGGCGTTCGAGGGCAACAGCGAAGGTTGGGCCGCGCAGGTCGAACTCGTGCGCAAGTACCTCGCCATCAGCGAGACGGTGTGA
- a CDS encoding uroporphyrinogen decarboxylase/cobalamine-independent methonine synthase family protein, whose protein sequence is MNAFAAATGIGSWPGTSPREAAEIVIGELHTLPHLPELPDRGVGADMIGRAAALLVDIGMDTVPRGYRIASGRTAVARRAVSLLDEDLDAFEEAWEKAGLRGGGRTVKVQAPGPVTLAAQLELANGHRALTDSGAVRDLTASLAEGAAAHRAQVARRLDAAVVVQFDEPLLPAALEGRLTGVTSLTPVHPVDEPVAVGLLEDCVAAVGAPVVLHSCASGVPWKALQRSNIAAVSVDTSTLVAADLDGIGEFVDTGRTVLFGVVPSTAPDGRPSVEEIARGAVSVTDRLGFARSVLSERIGITPACGLAGATAEWARAAIGLAQKAADAFAEDPDAF, encoded by the coding sequence GTGAATGCTTTCGCCGCAGCCACCGGCATCGGGTCGTGGCCAGGGACGTCGCCGCGCGAGGCCGCCGAGATCGTGATCGGCGAACTGCACACACTGCCGCATCTGCCCGAACTCCCGGACCGCGGCGTGGGCGCCGACATGATCGGGCGGGCCGCGGCGTTGCTCGTCGACATCGGCATGGACACCGTCCCACGCGGCTATCGGATCGCGTCGGGCCGCACGGCGGTGGCACGGCGGGCGGTGAGTTTGCTCGACGAGGACCTCGACGCGTTCGAGGAGGCCTGGGAGAAGGCGGGTTTGCGTGGCGGTGGCCGCACCGTCAAGGTCCAGGCGCCGGGGCCGGTCACGCTTGCTGCGCAACTGGAGCTTGCCAACGGCCACCGCGCGCTCACCGATTCCGGTGCGGTGCGCGACCTGACCGCCTCGCTGGCCGAGGGCGCGGCCGCGCACCGGGCGCAGGTCGCGCGCAGATTGGATGCGGCCGTCGTGGTGCAATTCGACGAGCCGCTGTTGCCCGCCGCGCTGGAGGGCCGGTTGACGGGGGTGACCAGCTTGACGCCTGTGCATCCGGTCGACGAGCCGGTGGCCGTCGGCTTGCTCGAGGACTGCGTAGCCGCGGTGGGCGCCCCGGTGGTGTTGCACAGCTGCGCATCTGGTGTGCCTTGGAAGGCGTTGCAGCGCAGCAATATCGCCGCTGTCTCGGTTGACACGTCCACTCTGGTTGCCGCCGATCTCGACGGTATCGGTGAGTTCGTCGACACGGGACGTACGGTGCTGTTCGGCGTGGTGCCGTCGACTGCTCCGGACGGCCGACCGTCTGTCGAAGAGATCGCCCGGGGCGCGGTCTCGGTGACCGATCGGCTCGGGTTCGCCCGGTCCGTGCTGAGCGAGCGGATCGGTATCACGCCGGCGTGTGGCCTTGCCGGCGCCACCGCCGAGTGGGCACGCGCCGCGATCGGATTGGCGCAGAAAGCGGCGGACGCCTTCGCCGAGGATCCCGACGCGTTCTGA
- a CDS encoding sensor domain-containing protein, whose translation MPAVPRSIVLWCAMAALTAACTQSISGHAMRAVPGIDDDSLSPIDVETIMLDQSQMRAITGAGEDLTIIPTMDAKTPVDIEPLAETTPPQCQWIFAETQTFGPDVEEFRKTTFQHPPDGGLISEGAAAYRDAMTARRAFDGLASLVEGCSATALGSMFVGDWTIGADILQTRPEGACGRDYRVKSAVLVEVTACRFPDSVPEIVMTNILANVPE comes from the coding sequence ATGCCCGCAGTGCCGAGGTCGATCGTGCTCTGGTGCGCGATGGCAGCGCTCACGGCGGCGTGCACGCAGAGCATCAGTGGTCATGCGATGCGCGCCGTCCCCGGCATCGACGACGACTCGCTGTCGCCGATCGACGTCGAAACGATCATGCTCGACCAGTCGCAGATGCGCGCAATCACCGGTGCCGGCGAGGATCTCACGATCATCCCGACCATGGACGCCAAGACTCCGGTCGACATCGAGCCACTGGCCGAGACCACTCCCCCGCAGTGCCAATGGATCTTCGCCGAGACACAGACATTCGGACCCGACGTCGAGGAGTTCCGCAAGACCACCTTCCAGCACCCGCCCGACGGCGGGCTGATCTCCGAGGGCGCGGCAGCGTACCGCGACGCCATGACGGCGCGCCGGGCTTTCGATGGCCTTGCCTCCCTCGTGGAGGGTTGCAGCGCAACGGCTTTGGGTTCGATGTTCGTCGGCGATTGGACGATCGGCGCTGACATCCTGCAGACCCGCCCCGAAGGCGCCTGCGGTCGCGACTACCGGGTGAAGTCGGCCGTGCTGGTGGAGGTGACCGCATGCCGGTTCCCCGACTCCGTGCCCGAGATCGTCATGACGAACATCCTCGCCAATGTGCCCGAATAG
- the mnmA gene encoding tRNA 2-thiouridine(34) synthase MnmA, with protein sequence MKVLVAMSGGVDSSVAAARMVDAGHDVVGVHLALSSAPGTLRTGSRGCCSKEDAGDARRVADVLDIPFYVWDFADRFKEDVIDDFVSSYARGETPNPCVRCNERIKFSALAARALALGFDAVATGHYARLSEGRLRRAVDADKDQSYVLAVLTAEQLRHAVFPVGDTPKPQIREEAARRGLAVADKPDSHDICFIPSGDTRAFLGTRIGVRRGSVVDAAGTVLAEHDGVHGFTVGQRKGLGIAGPGPDGRPRYVTDIDPDSATVRVGAAADLDVWTLTGERPIFTSGVAPTGPVECQVQVRAHGGIGEGVAELRDGMLTVSLRAPLRGVAPGQTMVLYRPDPAGDEVLGSATITR encoded by the coding sequence GTGAAGGTACTCGTGGCCATGAGCGGTGGTGTCGACTCGTCGGTCGCCGCCGCCCGGATGGTCGATGCCGGCCACGACGTGGTCGGTGTGCATCTCGCGTTGTCGTCCGCGCCGGGCACTCTGCGCACCGGGTCTCGCGGTTGTTGCTCGAAAGAAGACGCCGGCGACGCGCGCAGGGTTGCCGATGTCCTCGACATCCCGTTCTACGTCTGGGATTTCGCCGACCGCTTCAAGGAAGACGTCATCGACGACTTCGTGTCCTCTTATGCGCGCGGGGAGACTCCGAACCCGTGTGTCCGGTGCAACGAGCGAATCAAGTTCTCCGCGCTGGCAGCCCGCGCGCTGGCGCTGGGTTTCGACGCCGTGGCCACCGGTCACTATGCGCGGCTGTCGGAAGGACGGTTGCGGCGTGCGGTCGACGCCGACAAGGACCAGTCCTACGTGCTGGCCGTCCTGACCGCAGAACAGTTGCGCCACGCCGTTTTTCCGGTGGGGGATACTCCCAAGCCGCAGATCCGCGAGGAAGCCGCGCGCCGCGGTCTTGCGGTCGCCGACAAGCCGGACAGCCACGACATCTGCTTCATCCCCTCCGGCGACACACGCGCTTTCCTCGGCACCCGGATCGGGGTCCGGCGAGGGTCAGTCGTCGACGCGGCGGGCACGGTGCTGGCCGAACACGACGGTGTGCACGGGTTCACCGTCGGTCAACGCAAGGGGCTGGGCATCGCCGGACCCGGTCCCGACGGGCGGCCGCGCTATGTGACCGATATCGATCCGGACAGCGCGACGGTGCGAGTCGGCGCCGCCGCGGATCTGGACGTGTGGACGTTGACCGGTGAGCGGCCGATCTTCACTTCCGGTGTGGCGCCCACCGGTCCGGTGGAATGCCAGGTACAGGTCCGTGCGCACGGCGGCATCGGCGAGGGGGTGGCCGAGCTTCGCGACGGCATGCTGACCGTCAGCCTGCGTGCTCCGCTGCGCGGTGTGGCACCTGGTCAGACCATGGTGCTGTACCGCCCCGACCCCGCCGGCGACGAAGTGCTGGGCAGCGCGACGATCACCCGATAG
- a CDS encoding cysteine desulfurase family protein, with the protein MTSDKPVYLDHAATTPMHPAAIEAMTAAMATVGNASSLHGTGRTARRRMEESRETLAQLLGARPSEVVFTAGGTESDNLAVKGIYWARRDADPRRRRIVTTPVEHHAVLDSVEWLVEHEDAEVTWLPVQKDGSVTAAALRQALQDHDDVAVVSVMWANNEVGTIMPIAELAAVAAEFEVPMHSDAVQAVGHIPVDFTASGLSAMSIAAHKFGGPTGIGALLLRRDTACVPLLHGGGQERDVRSGTPYVAGAVAMAAAAKVVVEGLEINSARVSALRDRLVEGVLASIDDVDLNGATGAARLPGNSHFTFRGCEGDSLLMLLDAKGIECSTGSACTAGVAQPSHVLIAMGADPVSARGSLRLSLGHTSTEDDVDAALAVLPAAVDRARQAALASSGVVD; encoded by the coding sequence ATGACCTCGGACAAGCCGGTCTACCTCGATCACGCCGCCACCACACCGATGCACCCCGCTGCCATCGAGGCGATGACGGCTGCGATGGCCACGGTCGGCAACGCGTCATCGCTGCACGGCACGGGCCGGACGGCGCGGCGGCGGATGGAGGAGTCGCGCGAGACGCTGGCCCAACTGCTCGGCGCCCGCCCGTCGGAGGTGGTCTTCACCGCGGGCGGCACCGAGAGCGACAACTTGGCCGTCAAGGGCATCTACTGGGCGCGCCGGGACGCCGACCCGCGCCGCAGGCGCATCGTGACCACGCCGGTCGAACACCACGCCGTGCTCGACTCCGTCGAGTGGCTGGTCGAACACGAGGACGCCGAGGTGACCTGGCTGCCCGTTCAAAAGGACGGCTCGGTGACGGCGGCGGCACTGCGGCAGGCTCTGCAGGATCACGACGACGTGGCAGTGGTGTCGGTGATGTGGGCCAACAACGAGGTCGGCACGATCATGCCGATCGCCGAACTCGCGGCCGTCGCCGCGGAATTCGAGGTACCGATGCACAGCGACGCTGTGCAGGCCGTCGGTCACATTCCGGTCGACTTCACGGCGAGCGGACTGTCGGCGATGAGCATCGCCGCGCACAAGTTCGGTGGACCGACCGGGATCGGCGCGCTGCTACTGCGGCGCGACACCGCCTGCGTGCCACTGCTGCACGGCGGAGGCCAGGAGCGCGACGTCCGTTCCGGCACACCGTATGTGGCCGGCGCCGTCGCGATGGCCGCAGCGGCGAAGGTTGTGGTCGAAGGCCTGGAAATCAACAGCGCGCGGGTTTCGGCGTTGCGTGACCGCTTGGTCGAGGGTGTGTTGGCGAGCATTGACGACGTCGACCTCAACGGCGCGACGGGAGCCGCGCGACTGCCGGGCAATTCGCACTTCACGTTCCGCGGCTGTGAAGGTGACTCGTTGCTGATGCTGTTGGACGCCAAGGGAATCGAGTGCTCGACGGGATCGGCGTGTACGGCCGGTGTCGCGCAGCCGTCACACGTACTGATCGCGATGGGCGCCGACCCGGTGAGCGCGCGCGGGTCGCTGCGACTTTCGTTGGGCCACACCAGCACCGAGGACGACGTCGACGCCGCGCTCGCGGTGCTGCCTGCGGCGGTGGACCGGGCGCGGCAAGCCGCGCTGGCCAGTTCCGGGGTGGTCGACTAG
- a CDS encoding lysophospholipid acyltransferase family protein codes for MSTANYWVPRAACDASCVSAAAGQAGRRVVVTCRAALRLVLAVALLALAPLLAVPVPGRSGLQRGYCRLLLRGLGVRTTVSGGPIRNLSGVLVVSGHVSWVDIFVIGSVLPGRFVAKSELINWPGLGLLARLLKVIPIERGNLRRLPDVVDTIASGLRAGQTVVAFPEGTTYCGLGYGQFRPAMFQAAVDSGRPVQPLRLSYHHRDGAASTVAAYVGDDTLLASIRRLITAKRTVARVRVESLQLPGTDRRDLATRCERAVRGDTTPRSAGHALVA; via the coding sequence GTGAGCACCGCGAACTACTGGGTGCCGCGGGCGGCCTGCGACGCGAGCTGTGTCAGCGCCGCGGCCGGTCAGGCCGGTCGGCGGGTGGTCGTCACCTGCCGTGCTGCGCTGCGTCTCGTCCTCGCGGTGGCGCTGCTGGCGTTGGCGCCGCTGCTGGCGGTCCCCGTGCCGGGCCGATCCGGCCTCCAACGCGGCTACTGCCGGCTGCTGCTGCGCGGCCTCGGGGTGCGAACCACGGTGTCGGGCGGACCCATTCGCAATCTCAGCGGCGTCCTGGTGGTGAGCGGACATGTGTCCTGGGTGGACATCTTCGTGATCGGCTCGGTACTGCCGGGGCGGTTCGTCGCGAAATCGGAGCTCATCAACTGGCCCGGTCTCGGGCTGCTGGCCCGACTGTTGAAGGTGATACCGATCGAGCGGGGCAATCTGCGGCGGCTGCCCGATGTGGTGGACACCATCGCGAGCGGGCTGCGTGCGGGCCAGACCGTCGTGGCCTTTCCCGAGGGCACCACCTATTGCGGTCTGGGCTACGGCCAGTTCCGGCCCGCGATGTTCCAGGCCGCTGTCGACTCGGGCCGGCCGGTCCAACCGCTGCGGCTGAGCTACCACCACCGCGACGGCGCGGCGTCCACGGTCGCCGCCTATGTGGGCGACGACACACTGCTCGCGTCGATCCGCCGACTGATCACCGCGAAGCGCACCGTGGCACGGGTACGGGTCGAGTCTCTGCAGCTGCCCGGCACCGACCGTCGTGACCTGGCAACCCGCTGTGAGCGCGCGGTGCGCGGCGACACGACGCCACGCTCGGCCGGTCACGCGCTCGTGGCCTGA
- a CDS encoding GNAT family N-acetyltransferase codes for MSSASVLIAPDVIDHGAARSAPRYTLLLSTDATLIEAAQRLRHEVFTSEPGFALRSATGGLDADRFDEHCDHLLVREEGSGELVGCYRMLPPAGAVAAGGLYSATEFDVRGLDSLRPGLVEMGRAVVRADHRNGGVVLLMWAGILAYLDRCGYDYVTGCVSVPVRGPDDQLPGAQIRGVRDFVRRRHAAPAQYTVHPYRPVTVDGSRLDDIDPPARLGVPALMRGYLRLGAQVCGEPAYDPDFGVGDFPALLDKRRADIRYLRRLRTVGAAAAVADGIAS; via the coding sequence ATGAGCAGTGCTTCTGTACTCATCGCCCCGGACGTAATCGACCACGGCGCGGCTCGGTCCGCGCCCCGCTACACCCTGTTGCTGTCGACCGACGCCACGCTCATCGAGGCCGCGCAGCGTCTGCGCCACGAGGTCTTCACCTCCGAACCCGGATTCGCGTTGCGCAGTGCCACCGGCGGCTTGGACGCCGACCGGTTCGACGAGCACTGCGACCACCTGCTGGTGCGCGAGGAGGGCTCCGGCGAGCTGGTCGGCTGCTATCGGATGCTGCCACCGGCCGGCGCGGTCGCCGCCGGAGGGTTGTACAGCGCGACCGAATTCGACGTTCGCGGGCTCGATTCGTTGCGTCCCGGCCTGGTCGAGATGGGCCGGGCGGTGGTACGGGCGGACCACCGCAACGGCGGGGTGGTGCTGCTGATGTGGGCCGGGATCCTGGCGTACCTCGACCGCTGCGGCTACGACTACGTGACCGGATGTGTGTCGGTACCTGTCCGGGGCCCCGACGACCAGCTGCCCGGAGCGCAGATCCGCGGAGTACGTGACTTCGTCCGCCGCCGGCACGCCGCCCCGGCGCAGTACACCGTGCATCCGTACCGGCCGGTGACCGTGGACGGCAGCCGGCTCGACGACATCGATCCACCCGCGCGGCTCGGCGTGCCCGCACTGATGCGGGGGTATCTGCGGCTCGGTGCCCAGGTCTGCGGCGAGCCCGCATACGATCCCGACTTCGGGGTGGGCGACTTCCCGGCGCTCCTCGACAAACGGCGCGCCGACATCAGATACCTGCGCAGGCTGAGGACGGTCGGGGCGGCCGCCGCCGTGGCCGACGGGATCGCCTCGTGA
- a CDS encoding SDR family oxidoreductase, which produces MKITVIGATGQIGSKVVDLLTNDGHQVTAASLSTGANVVTGEGLDEALSGADVLVDVVNSPSFEDGPVVDFFTASAQNLVAAARRGGVGHYVALSIVGCDRLPDSGYMRAKVAQENVITDSGLPYTIVRATQFHEFAGAIVASLEVDGEVRVPDGRIQPIAAADVSAEVARAAEGRPVNGVVNIGGPDKMSFADLAHAVVAEKGGDTPVVIDAQATYFGTRIDDSSLVTGDDGVLSSARFLDWLSASR; this is translated from the coding sequence ATGAAGATTACGGTTATCGGGGCCACCGGACAGATCGGTTCGAAAGTGGTCGACCTGCTCACCAACGACGGACATCAAGTGACCGCGGCATCGCTGTCCACCGGCGCCAACGTCGTCACCGGCGAGGGTCTCGACGAGGCGCTTTCGGGCGCGGATGTGCTTGTGGACGTGGTGAATTCGCCGTCGTTCGAGGACGGGCCGGTGGTGGACTTCTTCACTGCGTCGGCGCAGAACCTGGTGGCTGCTGCCCGACGCGGCGGGGTGGGCCATTATGTCGCCCTGTCCATCGTGGGCTGCGACAGACTGCCCGACAGCGGCTACATGCGCGCCAAGGTGGCACAAGAGAACGTCATCACCGACTCTGGGCTGCCGTACACGATCGTTCGCGCAACGCAGTTCCACGAGTTCGCAGGGGCGATCGTCGCTTCGCTGGAAGTCGACGGCGAAGTGAGGGTCCCGGACGGGCGTATCCAGCCGATTGCGGCCGCCGACGTCTCCGCCGAAGTCGCGCGGGCGGCCGAAGGCCGACCGGTCAACGGCGTCGTCAACATCGGCGGCCCAGACAAGATGAGCTTCGCTGACCTCGCGCACGCCGTGGTGGCCGAAAAGGGCGGAGATACGCCGGTAGTTATCGACGCGCAGGCCACCTACTTCGGCACCCGGATCGACGACTCGAGCCTGGTCACCGGCGACGATGGGGTCCTGTCGAGCGCTCGCTTCCTTGACTGGCTTTCCGCGAGCCGCTGA
- a CDS encoding electron transfer flavoprotein subunit alpha/FixB family protein: MAEVLVLVEHAEGALKKVTSELITAARKLGEPSAVVVGAPGTAQPLVDGLKAAGAAKIYVAESDDADNYLITPQVDVLAALVESASPAGVLLSSSADGKEIAGRLAARIGAGVLSDVVDVKDGGVGVHSIFGGAFTVEAESTGEVPVITLRAGSVDAEPADGAGEVVDIEVPAQAENATKITKREPAVAGDRPELTEATVVVSGGRGVGSAENFNVVEELADSLGGAVGASRAAVDSGYYPGQFQVGQTGKTVSPQLYIALGISGAIQHRAGMQTSKTIIAVNKDEEAPIFEIADLGIVGDLFKVTPQLTEAVKARKG, from the coding sequence ATGGCTGAAGTACTCGTGCTCGTTGAGCACGCCGAAGGTGCGCTGAAGAAGGTCACCTCGGAGTTGATCACCGCGGCTCGCAAGCTCGGCGAGCCCTCGGCCGTCGTCGTCGGCGCGCCGGGCACTGCACAACCGCTCGTCGACGGTCTGAAGGCCGCCGGCGCGGCCAAGATCTACGTCGCCGAGTCCGACGACGCGGACAACTACCTGATCACGCCGCAGGTCGACGTGCTGGCTGCGCTGGTCGAGTCGGCCTCGCCGGCGGGCGTCCTGCTGTCCTCCAGCGCCGACGGCAAGGAGATCGCCGGTCGCCTGGCGGCCCGCATCGGCGCCGGTGTGCTGAGCGACGTTGTCGACGTCAAAGACGGTGGAGTGGGCGTTCACTCGATCTTCGGTGGTGCGTTCACCGTTGAGGCGGAGTCCACCGGTGAGGTCCCGGTGATCACGCTGCGCGCCGGGTCCGTCGACGCCGAACCCGCCGACGGCGCAGGCGAGGTCGTCGACATCGAGGTACCCGCGCAGGCGGAGAATGCGACGAAGATCACCAAGCGTGAGCCCGCCGTCGCGGGCGACCGCCCGGAACTGACCGAGGCCACCGTGGTCGTCTCGGGCGGTCGCGGTGTCGGCAGCGCCGAGAACTTCAACGTCGTGGAGGAACTGGCGGACTCGCTCGGTGGCGCCGTCGGCGCCTCGCGTGCGGCCGTCGACTCCGGCTACTACCCCGGCCAGTTCCAGGTCGGCCAGACCGGTAAGACGGTCTCGCCGCAGCTGTACATCGCACTGGGCATCTCGGGTGCGATCCAGCACCGCGCAGGCATGCAGACGTCCAAGACGATCATCGCGGTGAACAAGGACGAAGAGGCGCCGATCTTCGAGATCGCCGACCTCGGCATCGTCGGAGACCTGTTCAAGGTGACACCGCAGCTGACCGAGGCGGTCAAGGCCCGCAAGGGCTGA
- a CDS encoding electron transfer flavoprotein subunit beta/FixA family protein, with translation MTNIVVLIKQVPDTWSERKLTDGDFTLDREAADAVLDEINERAVEEALLIKEREGGDSTVTVLTAGPERATEAIRKALSMGADKAVHLVDDGMHGSDMVQTGWALARALGTIEGTELVIAGNEATDGTSGAVPAIIAEYLGLPQLTHLRKVTVEDGKVTGERETDDGVFTVEAPLPAVVSVNEKINEPRFPSFKGIMAAKKKEVTKLTLAEIGVEADEVGLANAGSKVLSSTPKPPKTAGEKVTDEGDGGTKIAEYLVAQKII, from the coding sequence ATGACGAACATCGTGGTCCTGATCAAACAGGTCCCTGACACCTGGTCGGAGCGCAAGCTGACCGACGGCGACTTCACCCTCGATCGGGAGGCCGCCGACGCGGTGCTCGACGAGATCAACGAGCGCGCAGTCGAGGAAGCGCTGCTCATCAAGGAGCGGGAAGGTGGCGACAGCACTGTGACGGTGCTCACAGCCGGTCCCGAGCGCGCCACCGAGGCCATCCGTAAGGCGTTGTCGATGGGTGCCGACAAGGCCGTGCACCTCGTCGACGACGGCATGCACGGCTCGGACATGGTGCAGACGGGCTGGGCCCTGGCCCGCGCGTTGGGCACCATCGAGGGCACCGAACTGGTCATCGCCGGCAACGAGGCCACCGACGGCACCAGCGGCGCGGTCCCCGCGATCATTGCCGAGTACCTGGGTCTGCCGCAGTTGACGCACCTGCGCAAGGTCACCGTCGAGGACGGCAAGGTGACCGGCGAGCGCGAGACCGACGACGGCGTGTTCACCGTCGAGGCGCCGCTGCCCGCCGTGGTGAGCGTCAACGAGAAGATCAACGAGCCTCGCTTCCCGTCCTTCAAGGGCATCATGGCCGCCAAGAAGAAGGAAGTCACCAAGCTGACGCTCGCCGAAATCGGTGTCGAGGCCGACGAGGTCGGTCTCGCCAACGCCGGTTCGAAGGTGCTCTCGTCGACACCGAAGCCGCCGAAGACCGCGGGTGAGAAGGTGACCGACGAAGGCGACGGCGGAACGAAGATCGCCGAGTACCTGGTCGCTCAAAAGATCATCTAG
- a CDS encoding class I SAM-dependent methyltransferase — protein MSAFVTGGPDLPLTGERTVPGLAEENYWFRRHEVVYERLSDRCAQRDVLEAGCGEGYGADLIADVARRVIGLDYDESAVAHVRARYPRVDMRQGNLAQLPLADRSVDVVVNFQVIEHLWDQGQFVAECARVLRPGGTLLMSTPNRITFSPGRDTPINPFHTRELNAAELTELLTEAGFSMEAMLGVFHGPRLVELDARHGGSLIDAQIARALADAPWPEDLLADVASVRSADFDLVDSGGRDSRDINDSLDLVAIAVSP, from the coding sequence ATGAGCGCATTTGTTACCGGCGGTCCGGACCTCCCGCTGACCGGGGAACGCACGGTTCCGGGACTGGCGGAGGAGAACTACTGGTTCCGCCGCCACGAGGTCGTCTATGAGCGGCTGTCCGACCGCTGCGCGCAGCGCGACGTGCTCGAGGCCGGCTGCGGCGAGGGTTACGGCGCAGATCTGATCGCCGATGTGGCCCGGCGCGTGATCGGTCTCGACTACGACGAGTCGGCGGTCGCCCATGTTCGCGCACGGTATCCGCGGGTGGACATGCGCCAGGGAAACCTCGCCCAGCTTCCGCTTGCTGATCGCTCTGTCGATGTCGTCGTCAACTTCCAGGTCATCGAACACCTCTGGGATCAGGGGCAATTCGTCGCCGAATGCGCCCGCGTGCTGCGTCCCGGCGGCACCCTGTTGATGTCGACGCCGAACCGGATCACCTTCTCCCCCGGCCGCGATACGCCGATCAACCCGTTTCACACCCGTGAGCTCAACGCCGCCGAGTTGACCGAACTACTGACCGAGGCCGGTTTCTCGATGGAGGCGATGCTCGGCGTCTTCCACGGCCCGCGCCTCGTCGAACTCGACGCCCGCCACGGCGGATCGCTCATTGACGCCCAGATCGCCCGCGCGCTGGCCGATGCGCCATGGCCCGAAGACCTGCTCGCCGACGTGGCGTCGGTGCGCAGCGCCGACTTCGACCTGGTGGATTCTGGCGGACGCGACAGCCGCGACATCAATGACAGCCTGGACCTGGTGGCGATCGCGGTGTCGCCGTGA